The Calypte anna isolate BGI_N300 chromosome 9, bCalAnn1_v1.p, whole genome shotgun sequence sequence CTTGGCACTGGTGAAGGCCACTCCAGAGAAGGCATATCTGTCAACAACAAGTGTGATCCCCTGCCACAGCTTCTCCTTCATCAAGGGGCTGGCAGACATGTGGGagagaacaaaaacaaagaggagTTACACCCCCTGGGGAACCGCTGTGCCAGGGACACTGCCTGCCcggctggaagggacctgcaGCTCTCGGGGTGTCTCTCATAGTCCTGGGCACTGCTTCCAGCCCCCCCTCCCTTGCTAAACGGGATCATCCTCCTGTCTCCTGTGTGCCCGGTGCCGGTGCAGCCCCGGGAGGAGCGGGAGCCTGGGCTGTTTCTCCGAGAGGAAGGCAGGCTCATTACACGTGTTCCCAGCGGTTGGCAGAGAAGAGCAGGTGCACGGTGTGGTCCTCCAGGTTCTTCTCCTTCACCAGGTAGGAGCTGATCAGGTGCCCGATCTCCGTTGATCTTTCTGCGGGGGGGAAGGAGCAAACAGTGACCAGAGCCGCTCCCGCCAGGGGGGCGTCCGCCTCTCCGAGGGAGGGGGGGACAGCACTTTGCCCAGGGTCTGTCTCGGGGGGGTTGTCTTTAGTCACGGGTGGGGGGTCAGTCAGTCAGTCGGTCAGTcggtcagtcagtcagtcagtcgGTCGGTCAGTCGGTCGGTCGGTCAGTCAGTCGGTCGGTCAGTCAGTCGGTCGGTCAGTCAGTCGGTCGGTCAGTCGGTCGGTCAGTCGGTCGGTCAGTCGGTCGGTCAGTCGGTCGGTCGGTCGGTCGGTCAGTCAGTCGGTCGGTCGGTCAGTCGGCCAGTCGGTCGGTCAGTTGGTCGGTCAGTCGGTcggtcagtcagtcagtcagggtcgggccccccctcccccagacCCGCGGCCTAGCAGGAGTTCCCCCGCCCACCGCcgcctccccttcccttccctccgCTCACCCGGGAAGCGGAGGAGGTCAGCGGGGTGTCCGGCAGCCCGCAGAGCCCTGACCAGCCGCTGGCTCTGCGTGCTTTTCCCGGTGCGGTCGATGCCCTCCATGACGATCAGCGCTCCCCTCCTGCCCGCCATggcgcccgccccgcccctccgCCCCGCCGCTCCGCCAATCCCCTCGCCTCTCCCCGCCCCGCTCTAGGCCGCGCGGCACCACAGAGGCGCCGGGGTCCTCCGGGAAAGGCGGGAAGGGAGGCCCCGCCCCTATCCTCATGAATATGCAGCAGGAGCCTCCCCGGCGGCCAATAGGCGCCGGGCGATCCGTGAATATGTAATGAGGCCGAGGCCCTTGTCATGCGGGCCCGGCCGGCGGCGGGAagcggcggcggtggcggggAGCGGGCTGCAAGATGGCGACCGCCATGTACCTGGAGCACTACCTGGACAGTGAGCGCGGGGAGAGGGGAGCGGAGCGgcgggaagggaggggaaggggacgGGAAcgggaaggggaaaaggaaaggaacgGGGAGGAACGGGGAGGCTGCGCGGGAATTAGAACTGCGCCACCGGCAgggcgcggggcggggccgCTGTGCGTCATCAGCCCCCGCCGCCGTGCTGCGTCATCACTGCGCGCCGAGGCGGGAATGGCGGCCAGGGCtgcggggaggaggaggaagaagaagaaggggagtGAGGGGCTGCGGGGGAGGAaggggctgcagctctccttGGCCTTCATCTCGCAGGTATCGAGAACCTCCCCTGCGAGCTGCAGAGGAACTTCCAGCTGATGCGGGAGCTGGACCAGCGGACGGAAGGTGCGTGTGGGGGGGGGATCGGGGGCGCCTCCTGAGGGAGAGCCCCGGCCCAGGGCTCCGCAGAGCCCTCAGCAGGGTCGGGTTGGATCGGGTCGGGTCGGTCCGGGCGCTGTGAAGGCTCCTCTGCCGGGTTGGGGTTTATTTCAGCCGCGGTGCCCCTGGGATGGTCTCGTTTTCGCATGTTTGCCCCTTGCCGAGCTGCAGGCAGCCGTGTGCCCTGCGGGATCCggggctgctctgcccctgAGCTCCGGGGAGGTGTCGGGGGGCTCGGTGGTGGTTTTGGGGCTGGAGCAGTGGGATGGTGAAGGGCTGTGtgttgggggggtggggaaagggGCTGGCAGCTGTCAGGCCACGGGCCCGGGTTCAGCTTTTACCAGCAAACCATTCCTCTGAATTTAGTGTAAAACGTTCCAGAAATCAGAATCACACCCCAAGGGTTGAGCCCTGAGCGTTGAGGAATAGGGAGAAGTCCAAAAACT is a genomic window containing:
- the DTYMK gene encoding thymidylate kinase isoform X1 — translated: MAGRRGALIVMEGIDRTGKSTQSQRLVRALRAAGHPADLLRFPERSTEIGHLISSYLVKEKNLEDHTVHLLFSANRWEHVPLMKEKLWQGITLVVDRYAFSGVAFTSAKEKFCLEWCKQPDIGLPKPDVILFLQLSPEKAAERGNFGDERYEVSTFQEKVLESFSHLMKDQTLNWKTMDASKSIEDLHREIKSIAEQIIEEVQNKPLGELWK
- the DTYMK gene encoding thymidylate kinase isoform X2; amino-acid sequence: MAGRRGALIVMEGIDRTGKSTQSQRLVRALRAAGHPADLLRFPERSTEIGHLISSYLVKEKNLEDHTVHLLFSANRWEHVPLMKEKLWQGITLVVDRYAFSGVAFTSAKEFCLEWCKQPDIGLPKPDVILFLQLSPEKAAERGNFGDERYEVSTFQEKVLESFSHLMKDQTLNWKTMDASKSIEDLHREIKSIAEQIIEEVQNKPLGELWK